AGTTTTCTCGGTCCATCATCGCGCACCCCCGCATTCGGCTGTCAGGCTCGGTCCTGCGATGGCCGTTCTGTTGGTTGCGTGTGGATCGCATGGGGGAAGATTCTTGTGGGCGACGATCCCGGATCGGCAGACGAGCGATTCGTGTGGAGTACGGAACGGTACCGGCTGACCCTATGGTTCGAGGAAGACCAGTGGGCGATTCAACACACCGCGCCCAATCCATTGCTCGGCCCACTCGTTGTGTCTGAGGCACGGCACCGGCAAGCGAAGCAGGCGGTCTGGGAGGTCATGAAGCGCGTCGCCAGGGCTACCAGGGACGACGAAGAAGGAGTGCGCGTGGCATCGTCGGCAGCGCGCTGGATGCGTCAGCTCGGAGAATCGCGCTCGCTCAGCCTGCGGTGCGATTGATGCGCTGAGTCCGGTGCCTGAGCTGCCAGAAGTCGAAACCGCGCGTCGAATTGTCGAACGCGAGCTCGTTGGACGTCGCATCACGGCCGTCGAGTTGCGGCTGCCTAAGCTCTTCCGTGATACGGAGATTCCCGACCCACAGGTCATGCTGGGGCACCGCGTCGTCGGGGCGCGACGGAGAGCCAAAGTGCTCACGATCGATCTCGATGGCGATCTTTCGCTGATGGTCCATTTCAAACTGGCGGGTCAGCTGGCCATCATCCGGCCAGATGGTCGCCGCGCGATTGCCGGGCACCCGGTTCCCAAACCCGACGGCGACTATCCCCACAAGGCGACGCATTTCGATCTGCGATTCGACGATGGCACGATCGCCTGGTTCAGCGATATCCGGCAATTCGGCTGGTACCGCCTGATGCCCTCGGACCATGTCGCAAACGCGATCGAGGCGTTTTCGTTTGGTCCGGAGGGCACAGGAGAATCATCGATCACGACCGAGCAGCTGTATGCGGCCCTGCAACGGCGGAGCATCCCGATCAAGCAGGCGATCCTGGACCAGTCCGTTGTGGCCGGAGTGGGCAATATCTATGCCGATGAAGCGCTCTTCCGGGCGCGGATCCACCCGCAACAACCGGCCAACAGCTTGAGCAAACAGGCGGTCGACCGGTTGCGCGAAGCGATCGGATGGGCGCTGGAGATGGGTATCGCCCAGGGTGGCGCCAAGATCATCCACCAGCGCGCCTATCCGGTGGACGGTTTCCCAGCCGTTCACGGACGGGAAGGCGAACCGTGTGTCGGGTGCGGGGGGACCGTGAAAAAGATCACGGTCGCCACCCGCGGCACCTATTTCTGTCCCAGTTGCCAGCGGCTCCGCAAGCCGAAGCCGAAACCAGCTACGGCCTGAACTCGAAATCGGCCGGCAGCGACTTGATGAATCCAGCGATCAGTTTCGCCGCGCTGTCGAGGTCGGTGAGGCTGACCGTTTCGTTCGGCGAGTGCATATAGCGATTGGGAATCGAGACGAGTCCGGCCGCGGTGCCCGCTCCCGTGAGATACATCGCGTCCGCATCAGTTCCGCTGCTGCGCGGGTTGCCCTGTCGCTGCACCGGCAGGTCGTTCGCGGCGGCGTAGTCGTTCAGCGCCCGGTAGACCACCTCGTTCGTTGCCGAACCGCGCCCAAGCACCGGTCCCTTCGCCATTTTGATATCGCCGTTGCGCCACTTGTCTGCACCGGGATAGTCGGTGGCGTGGGTGACGTCGATCACGATCGCTGCAGTGGGACTCAGTCGGAATGTGGCCGCATGTGCCCCGGCGAAAGCGATTTCTTCTTGCGTGGCGACGAGTGCGTAGGTATCGAACGCGGGGCGATCGTCAGCCAGCAGCCGCAGCGCTTCCAGGGCGACGAACGATCCCACCCGGTTGTCCAGACTGCGCGCGACGACGAGATCATCTGTCAGCTGCCTGAACGGAGCATCGATGACGATAGGATCGCCGATCTCGACCCGAGACTCTGCGTCTTCCTTGCCGGAGGCGCCAATGTCGATCCACAGGTCGCGCAGTTCCGGCACGCGGTTCTTGTCTTCGGCGGACATGCCGTGTGGCGCCTTGCGGCCCACCACGCCGGTGATGTCTCCATTGCGGCCCATGACGATCATCCGTTGCCCGATGATGACCTGCGTGTCCCATCCGCCGATCGCATCGAAGAGGAGGTAGCCGTTCTCATCGATGAGTGTGACCATGAGGCCGATCTCGTCGATGTGCCCTTCGATGACCATTACCGGGGCGCCCTCTTTCTTCAGGCGCGCCCAGGAGCTTCCCAGCACATCCCGGTCGACCTCATCGGCAAAGGTTGCCGCTTCTTCCCGCCAAACGCGCGATGGGCGAGATTCGAAACCGGATGGTCCGGGCGCATCCAGCAAACGGCGAAGAAACTCAAATGCACGTTGCTCCACGAGTGGGTGCTCCTGTCGTATAGATCGTTCTGTCTCTGGGCGAATTCTATCGGGAAGCCACGAAGACGACCCGGCCATGGTCTTCACAAGCCGGACGTTTCACCTCGCCGGTGGCGTCGACGTATCCCAGAATCTCATCGAGGTGGAACCCCGCGTCGCGGAGCCAACCAACAACCACATCGATCGGCCACGCCCGTTCGACATGCTCTTCGTCGAAGCGCTCCCAATGTCCTGATTCGTCCCGGATGAAGGCGGTCATCACCAGCGGAGAAGCATCGAGGGCCGGATCGAACCAACTCCGGTAGGTGACATAAAGATCATCGTCATCGCAGGCGAGGACCAATCCATGCTCCCATGAGCGTTCGAGCCGAGAGCGTGTGTTCATGTCAAATACGAAGTGGCCGCCAGGAACCAGCCGGCGGCGGACATTGCGAAAGAGCGTTCGAGCCGAGGCGTCGTCGTCGAGATAGTTGAACGCGTCGTAGATGCACGTGACGAGATCGAACGGGCCAGTCACCGGCGGATCGACCATATCACCC
The nucleotide sequence above comes from Thermomicrobiales bacterium. Encoded proteins:
- a CDS encoding M42 family metallopeptidase, whose translation is MEQRAFEFLRRLLDAPGPSGFESRPSRVWREEAATFADEVDRDVLGSSWARLKKEGAPVMVIEGHIDEIGLMVTLIDENGYLLFDAIGGWDTQVIIGQRMIVMGRNGDITGVVGRKAPHGMSAEDKNRVPELRDLWIDIGASGKEDAESRVEIGDPIVIDAPFRQLTDDLVVARSLDNRVGSFVALEALRLLADDRPAFDTYALVATQEEIAFAGAHAATFRLSPTAAIVIDVTHATDYPGADKWRNGDIKMAKGPVLGRGSATNEVVYRALNDYAAANDLPVQRQGNPRSSGTDADAMYLTGAGTAAGLVSIPNRYMHSPNETVSLTDLDSAAKLIAGFIKSLPADFEFRP
- a CDS encoding class I SAM-dependent methyltransferase, translated to MHRSPPYSAYARIYDRIGQRSFGERMARVILTLLETRGRVPASVLDLGCGTGSATLVFARAGLRAIGVDRSTQMLEHARAAAEQASMRVDFFEGDMVDPPVTGPFDLVTCIYDAFNYLDDDASARTLFRNVRRRLVPGGHFVFDMNTRSRLERSWEHGLVLACDDDDLYVTYRSWFDPALDASPLVMTAFIRDESGHWERFDEEHVERAWPIDVVVGWLRDAGFHLDEILGYVDATGEVKRPACEDHGRVVFVASR
- the mutM gene encoding bifunctional DNA-formamidopyrimidine glycosylase/DNA-(apurinic or apyrimidinic site) lyase, translating into MPELPEVETARRIVERELVGRRITAVELRLPKLFRDTEIPDPQVMLGHRVVGARRRAKVLTIDLDGDLSLMVHFKLAGQLAIIRPDGRRAIAGHPVPKPDGDYPHKATHFDLRFDDGTIAWFSDIRQFGWYRLMPSDHVANAIEAFSFGPEGTGESSITTEQLYAALQRRSIPIKQAILDQSVVAGVGNIYADEALFRARIHPQQPANSLSKQAVDRLREAIGWALEMGIAQGGAKIIHQRAYPVDGFPAVHGREGEPCVGCGGTVKKITVATRGTYFCPSCQRLRKPKPKPATA